The following are encoded together in the Methylomonas methanica MC09 genome:
- the prsR gene encoding PEP-CTERM-box response regulator transcription factor, with amino-acid sequence MNSSKLLLIVEDDPGLQKQLKWSLDQYEIILASNRIEAVTALRRHMPNVITLDLGLPPDPTNASEGLATLKEILELAPHTKVIVVTGNDDRSNAIEAVAQGAYDFYQKPIDSDVLNMIISRAFNLQALEHDFRNLQQQQIFTGDIIATSPQMLTVMRMVERIAPTQATVLLLGESGTGKELLAKAIHARSPRANMPFVAVNCAAIPETLLESELFGYEKGAFTGAVTQTKGKIEYAEGGTFFLDEIGDLPIALQAKLLRFIQERIIERLGGRKEIPVDVRIICATHRNLQNLIDQNLFRADLYYRLSEISIEIPPLREREGDIIAIGNALLKRYCEHNQCKEKRFAPEAAQALENYAWPGNIRELENKLKRAVILSDNYLITTDDLEISEQTENSMPLNLKTVRDAAEVSAIKRALHYSDYNISETSRLLGVTRPTLYSLLEKHDLQDLIRHQLDQV; translated from the coding sequence ATGAACTCATCTAAACTGCTGTTAATTGTTGAAGACGACCCAGGCTTGCAAAAACAACTCAAATGGAGTCTGGACCAATACGAAATCATTCTGGCAAGCAATCGAATAGAAGCCGTAACAGCGCTTAGACGACATATGCCGAATGTCATTACACTCGATCTTGGTTTGCCACCGGACCCCACCAATGCCAGTGAAGGTTTGGCCACCCTAAAAGAAATTCTGGAATTAGCGCCGCACACAAAAGTCATCGTTGTAACAGGTAACGATGACCGTAGCAATGCCATAGAAGCCGTTGCCCAAGGCGCTTACGACTTTTATCAAAAACCGATTGATTCGGACGTGTTAAACATGATTATTTCGAGAGCATTTAATCTGCAAGCTTTAGAGCATGATTTTCGAAACTTACAACAACAGCAAATATTTACAGGCGACATCATCGCCACCAGCCCACAAATGCTCACGGTCATGCGTATGGTAGAACGCATTGCGCCAACACAGGCAACAGTTCTATTACTGGGAGAGAGTGGTACCGGCAAGGAATTACTTGCCAAAGCCATTCACGCAAGGAGTCCGCGAGCGAACATGCCTTTCGTTGCCGTCAACTGCGCGGCGATACCGGAAACTCTATTAGAAAGCGAATTATTCGGCTACGAAAAGGGCGCATTCACCGGCGCGGTTACTCAAACCAAAGGTAAAATCGAATATGCGGAAGGCGGTACATTTTTTTTGGATGAAATCGGCGACTTACCTATTGCCCTACAGGCGAAGCTACTTCGTTTCATTCAGGAACGGATTATCGAACGACTGGGCGGACGCAAGGAAATTCCTGTCGATGTACGTATTATTTGCGCCACCCACCGAAATCTGCAGAATCTGATCGACCAAAACCTATTCAGAGCCGACTTATATTATCGCCTCAGCGAAATCAGCATAGAAATTCCGCCGTTACGCGAACGCGAAGGCGACATCATAGCCATTGGAAATGCACTTTTAAAACGCTACTGTGAACATAACCAATGCAAGGAAAAACGCTTTGCTCCGGAAGCGGCCCAAGCATTGGAAAACTATGCTTGGCCCGGCAATATCAGAGAGTTGGAAAATAAATTGAAACGGGCGGTGATTTTGTCCGATAACTATCTGATAACTACAGACGATTTGGAAATCTCCGAACAAACGGAGAACTCAATGCCATTGAATCTAAAAACCGTTCGCGACGCCGCGGAAGTTTCAGCGATTAAACGTGCGCTTCATTACAGCGATTACAATATTTCGGAAACATCCAGACTCTTGGGCGTGACGCGCCCGACACTCTATAGCTTATTGGAAAAACACGATTTGCAAGACCTAATTCGTCATCAACTTGATCAAGTGTAA
- a CDS encoding Crp/Fnr family transcriptional regulator, which translates to MKQLLDKILSSPQLLEGVAWKRIKYKAGEKIIEKGELGSTLFLIEEGDVRVLGGADVEKNVQISPGLCDLSKGAIFGDICLYGVHRRTASVMAINDVCILEIRSDMLSIYLDDHPIEGYLFLKGLFEIMANRVETANERIEKLLAWGIKAHDIDKYL; encoded by the coding sequence ATGAAGCAATTACTCGATAAAATATTAAGTAGCCCCCAGTTACTAGAGGGTGTGGCATGGAAGCGCATTAAATATAAAGCCGGTGAAAAAATCATTGAAAAAGGCGAGTTGGGTAGTACGTTGTTTTTGATTGAGGAAGGAGACGTGCGTGTTCTGGGGGGGGCTGATGTTGAAAAAAACGTGCAAATTTCACCGGGTCTATGTGATTTGAGTAAAGGCGCCATATTTGGCGATATTTGTTTATATGGGGTTCACCGTAGAACCGCCTCAGTGATGGCAATAAACGATGTTTGCATTCTGGAAATTCGTAGCGATATGTTAAGCATCTATCTGGACGATCACCCCATAGAGGGTTATCTGTTTTTAAAAGGGCTTTTTGAAATAATGGCTAACCGAGTGGAAACTGCTAATGAGCGAATTGAAAAGCTCTTGGCTTGGGGTATAAAAGCGCATGATATTGATAAGTATCTTTGA
- the prsK gene encoding XrtA/PEP-CTERM system histidine kinase PrsK, which translates to MENFIFFSYLASAIAYAALFLFATFRKNRHWLFVLAMLLSVTWSVSILKTTQDSQLFISDTLVYETLRNSAWCLFIALLSSKQQWDNAYQHILHSQVALLATIFVFCIASIETFPSFLELFMHWLDMDPRFFAHVLFAVFGLILIEQLYRNTPIAQRWNIKFLCLSAGALFAIDLIVYSKSLLYKQLDLSLWQSRGIINALITPLLALALPRLDTINFDIIRTTPRRTVFYTTVLIGCGMYLTLMSATGYYLKRVNAQWGETIQTLFIFLAILLLITAFTSGKIRALAKVYFGKHFFHYSYDYREEWLKISKALAKLESLDELKQFIITTLTDLVESSGGGLWLKNDRGQFFLAAEQNLHLSPQELDHLKKGHQLPEYLANKQWVIDFYEMAHAPEVYDDVDLTPWCYEDSQVWLIVPLFHLNHLEAFAVLTQPRAPRKLNWEDHDLLKTVGMQLANALALNKTSEALANNRQFETYHRLSAYLVHDLKNIAAQIALIVKNADKHKHNPDFFDDTIDTLNNAVNKMQHIVEQLKQGKTPPSADSVVDLVDIIKKIQRQHNGSPPLQTEIQTPRCLIKTNQTKLISVLINLIQNAQDASQKPNGWVKLVLTATPDYAVIKIVDNGIGMEPSFVAERLFKPFDTTKGNAGMGIGAYEARDFILKCAGQLEVDSQPGKGTTFTIQLPLIQAETHELI; encoded by the coding sequence ATGGAAAATTTCATTTTTTTTAGCTACTTGGCAAGCGCTATAGCTTACGCTGCACTTTTTCTATTCGCCACCTTTAGAAAAAACCGTCACTGGCTTTTCGTTCTGGCGATGTTGCTGTCAGTGACATGGAGCGTAAGCATTCTCAAAACCACTCAGGACAGCCAGCTTTTCATTTCCGATACCCTCGTTTACGAGACTTTGCGAAATAGCGCTTGGTGCCTGTTCATTGCCCTCCTGTCGTCCAAGCAACAGTGGGACAATGCCTATCAGCATATCCTCCATTCCCAAGTAGCATTACTGGCTACAATTTTCGTCTTTTGCATAGCTAGTATAGAGACTTTTCCAAGTTTCTTGGAGCTCTTCATGCATTGGTTGGATATGGACCCTCGCTTTTTTGCTCATGTGCTCTTTGCCGTATTCGGCCTAATATTGATTGAGCAACTCTATCGGAACACGCCTATTGCGCAACGTTGGAACATCAAGTTTCTTTGCTTAAGCGCAGGGGCATTGTTTGCAATCGACCTGATTGTGTATAGCAAATCCTTGCTTTACAAACAGCTGGACCTATCGCTATGGCAGTCTCGCGGCATTATTAACGCACTCATTACACCTCTCCTCGCCCTCGCTCTACCACGATTAGACACAATTAATTTCGACATTATCCGCACTACTCCGCGCAGAACGGTTTTTTACACTACTGTCTTAATCGGGTGCGGCATGTATCTGACACTAATGTCGGCAACCGGTTACTATTTAAAACGAGTAAACGCGCAATGGGGCGAAACCATTCAAACCCTTTTCATTTTTTTAGCCATTCTTTTACTCATAACAGCTTTCACATCGGGAAAAATCCGCGCCCTAGCCAAGGTGTATTTTGGTAAACATTTTTTCCACTATAGCTATGATTACCGCGAGGAATGGCTGAAAATCAGTAAAGCATTAGCAAAACTCGAATCGCTGGACGAACTGAAACAGTTTATTATTACGACATTGACGGACCTTGTCGAAAGCAGTGGCGGCGGACTCTGGCTAAAAAACGACCGAGGACAATTCTTTCTGGCGGCCGAACAGAACTTGCACCTGTCCCCACAAGAATTGGATCACCTAAAAAAAGGCCACCAATTACCGGAATATCTGGCAAATAAGCAATGGGTCATCGACTTTTATGAAATGGCCCACGCACCCGAAGTATATGATGACGTTGACCTGACCCCATGGTGTTATGAAGACAGCCAAGTTTGGCTGATCGTACCCTTGTTCCATTTAAACCACCTTGAAGCCTTTGCGGTTCTGACTCAACCTAGAGCACCAAGAAAACTAAACTGGGAAGATCACGACCTGTTAAAAACAGTCGGCATGCAACTCGCGAACGCGTTAGCCCTAAATAAAACCAGCGAAGCTTTAGCCAACAACCGACAATTCGAAACCTATCACCGCCTGTCCGCTTACTTGGTACATGACTTAAAAAACATTGCCGCTCAAATTGCCCTTATCGTCAAAAATGCCGATAAACACAAGCATAACCCCGATTTTTTCGACGACACCATCGACACTCTAAATAATGCGGTAAACAAAATGCAGCATATCGTCGAACAATTAAAACAAGGCAAAACGCCGCCATCTGCCGACTCAGTTGTTGATCTTGTCGACATAATCAAGAAAATTCAACGTCAACATAATGGTTCTCCTCCCCTGCAGACTGAAATCCAGACACCCAGATGCCTGATTAAGACAAACCAAACCAAACTCATCAGCGTCCTTATCAACCTGATACAAAACGCCCAGGATGCTTCGCAAAAACCGAATGGCTGGGTAAAACTTGTATTAACGGCAACACCCGATTATGCTGTTATAAAGATCGTCGACAACGGGATTGGCATGGAACCGTCGTTTGTTGCCGAACGATTATTTAAACCATTTGATACCACCAAAGGCAATGCCGGCATGGGGATAGGTGCTTATGAAGCAAGAGATTTCATTTTAAAATGCGCCGGACAACTGGAAGTTGATAGCCAGCCGGGCAAAGGTACCACATTTACCATACAACTACCGTTAATCCAAGCCGAGACTCATGAACTCATCTAA
- a CDS encoding lytic transglycosylase domain-containing protein, with protein sequence MILKNLLIFALLLSSFGQVVKAESINDSPEAIRLLAANYEHGREGVKQNFQQAFQLYCQAALKGDTESAYNLGFMYFNGRGMPRDLAFALHWFKQAANAGDTHAQNMVARYANVSPVDDEACKQPVPKLNLVAEANPNKQVVAGWVNQIAPRYGIDPELVMAVIRAESAFNVSALSNKNAQGLMQLIPETAARFGVADSWDPIQNIKGGTAYLHWLIRRFDGKVDLVLAAYNAGEGAVERYHGVPPYRETQNYVKQIQSWYSKAVHPIPLKEPEQPIFQQKI encoded by the coding sequence ATGATCCTGAAAAACCTTTTAATCTTTGCTTTGCTGCTAAGCAGTTTTGGGCAAGTGGTTAAGGCCGAAAGTATTAATGATTCGCCGGAAGCTATACGGTTATTGGCAGCCAATTACGAGCATGGTCGAGAAGGCGTCAAACAGAATTTTCAGCAGGCTTTTCAGTTGTATTGTCAGGCGGCATTAAAGGGTGATACTGAGTCCGCTTACAATTTGGGCTTTATGTATTTTAATGGTCGCGGTATGCCACGTGATTTGGCTTTTGCGCTTCACTGGTTTAAACAGGCTGCCAATGCGGGCGATACTCATGCGCAGAACATGGTAGCTCGTTATGCCAACGTATCGCCGGTTGACGACGAGGCTTGCAAGCAACCTGTGCCGAAATTAAATCTGGTCGCGGAAGCTAATCCGAATAAACAAGTGGTTGCAGGTTGGGTGAATCAGATCGCGCCGCGTTATGGTATCGATCCGGAATTGGTGATGGCGGTGATTCGGGCCGAGTCGGCTTTTAATGTCAGTGCCTTATCGAATAAAAATGCTCAGGGTTTGATGCAATTGATTCCCGAAACAGCCGCCCGTTTTGGTGTGGCCGATAGTTGGGATCCGATACAAAATATCAAAGGCGGTACGGCGTATTTGCATTGGCTGATACGGCGTTTCGACGGTAAAGTGGATTTAGTGCTGGCGGCGTATAATGCCGGTGAAGGCGCTGTTGAACGTTATCACGGCGTACCGCCGTATCGTGAAACGCAAAACTATGTCAAACAAATTCAATCTTGGTATAGCAAAGCTGTTCACCCGATACCGTTGAAAGAACCGGAGCAACCGATTTTCCAACAGAAAATATGA